From Pempheris klunzingeri isolate RE-2024b chromosome 16, fPemKlu1.hap1, whole genome shotgun sequence, a single genomic window includes:
- the il6 gene encoding interleukin-6 codes for MPSKLDASLLSALMLAALLLCALGAPLEDAPADNPAGDPSGEGEETPSDLVSAFSVWTRLLGATGGHQAEFEREFHHQIKYNSLQPNNIPSLPANCPKSNFSKEAYLHRLIEGLLRYMVLLKYVEKEYPSSLIPSQARSSSGCLISMVKDKMRNPGRVTALTSSQEEQLLKTLDSPNTFERMMTAHRILYHLHFFILDCKREISKKEKARSSMAKQTLL; via the exons ATGCCCTCCAAACTTG ACGCGTCTCTGCTCTCTGCGCTCATGCTGGCGGCCCTGCTGCTGTGCGCTCTCGGAGCTCCGCTGGAAGATGCGCCCGCCGACAATCCGGCAGGTGACCCCTCAGGTGAGGGGGAGGAGACTCCCTCTGACCTTGTGAGCGCCTTTTCGGTCTGGACACGTTTACTTGGCGCAACGGGAGGCCACCAGGCAGAG TTTGAAAGGGAATTCCACCATCAGATAAAATACAATTCCCTGCAGCCCAACAACATCCCTTCACTTCCAGCAAACTGCCCCAAGTCCAACTTCAGCAAG GAGGCTTATCTCCACAGGCTTATCGAGGGCCTGCTCCGTTACATGGTTCTTCTTAAGTATGTGGAGAAGGAATACCCCAGCAGCCTGATCCCCTCACAGGCCAGATCCAGCAGCGGCTGCCTGATCAGCATGGTCAAAGACAAG ATGAGGAACCCTGGACGGGTCACGGCACTGACCAGCAgccaggaggagcagctgctgaagaCCCTCGACAGCCCCAACACTTTCGAGAGAATGATGACTGCACACAGAATCTTGTACCACCTCCACTTCTTCATCCTCGATTGCAAAAGAGAGAtttctaaaaaggaaaaagcccGCAGCAGTATGGCCAAGCAAACACTGTTATGA
- the tomm7 gene encoding mitochondrial import receptor subunit TOM7 homolog, translating into MAKLSKETKQRLQQLFQCGQFVIRWGFIPTVLYLGFKRGADPGMPEPTVLSLLWG; encoded by the exons ATGGCTAAACTGAGCAAAGAAACCAAGCagcggctgcagcagctgttccAGTGCGGCCAGTTTGTCATCCGATGGGGTTTCATCCCAACCGTGCTGTACCTCG GCTTCAAACGAGGAGCAGATCCAGGAATGCCTGAACCCACAGTCTTGAG TTTGCTATGGGGCTAA